From a single Sphaeramia orbicularis chromosome 4, fSphaOr1.1, whole genome shotgun sequence genomic region:
- the LOC115418408 gene encoding transmembrane protein 275-like, which translates to MVLPEKNSKPSATKDPRPSALHHQSLPSPALCCACGLCIMLAGINITLVGAFAFGTLIPTDNPPIIIGPLLLLIALAFFTACCVVSRRPPAHIARKAKGGEKWGLMRMGTAAFEMETSEHTLQDTTAIQLSPTNSPTSSHKSSSSHGNNAPPGCQDDVGEQHMSDQSNMSVTGENHTDAKESSPTHILPAQKMPSM; encoded by the coding sequence ATGGTGCTACCTGAAAAGAACTCAAAACCATCTGCCACCAAGGACCCGAGGCCGTCAGCCCTGCATCATCAGAGCCTCCCCTCCCCGGCCTTGTGCTGCGCCTGCGGCCTGTGCATCATGTTGGCTGGCATTAACATCACTCTGGTGGGAGCCTTTGCTTTTGGCACCCTCATCCCCACCGATAACCCCCCCATTATCATCGGGCCTCTGCTTTTACTAATAGCTCTGGCCTTCTTTACAGCCTGCTGCGTGGTCAGCAGGAGGCCCCCGGCCCACATCGCCCGCAAAGCTAAAGGGGGTGAGAAGTGGGGTTTGATGCGGATGGGGACTGCGGCGTTTGAGATGGAGACAAGTGAGCACACGCTGCAGGACACTACAGCCATCCAGCTCAGCCCCACCAACTCCCCTACATCCTCTCATAAGTCCAGCTCCAGTCACGGCAACAACGCCCCGCCTGGATGTCAGGATGACGTAGGTGAGCAGCACATGTCAGACCAGTCCAACATGAGTGTAACAGGAGAAAACCACACTGATGCTAAAGAGAGCTCTCCTACTCACATCTTACCAGCTCAGAAGATGCCATCGATGTAG